In a single window of the Elaeis guineensis isolate ETL-2024a chromosome 6, EG11, whole genome shotgun sequence genome:
- the LOC140858458 gene encoding interactor of constitutive active ROPs 4-like isoform X1, with the protein MCVAGFQLQRSLDPPVGVIIIIVLKGEESSRLEALNQAMPSSRGSAEMPQRQSPRTPLHLKATACSEANGVHRHSVDRSPKLEDRRSPRSTLHEKKRGTRVADLETKFRRAQEELKKLREQLASTESAKKEAQEALEEAKKRIPAVATTPQKLDEEKPPLPLKEETETACPCLDSLEKSEQKVENELPEPRSEGESINSTATDVFEVVWPASFPAETSKTDNEIGDDNEKEVKEKQEEEAKAMTEKDGETEMTAMEKKELEEEENKPTEIAESPEVLELKAKLLEKEKEVENLLAENEGLKKKAEEVTENAMAAARAQEEKLGSVEEELKESQAKMERLGEQLETLEETRAALEAEMKRLRVQTEQWRKAAEAAAAVLAPGPGAEMMGGRRMAERCRSLDKHLGARAGGFAGWGSLLMGGEMDEEGIEGGKRRGSGIRMFGDLWKKKGHQK; encoded by the exons ATGTGTGTGGCGGGCTTCCAACTCCAACGTTCACTGGACCCTCCGGTTGGTGTGATCATTATAATTG TTTTGAAGGGAGAGGAGTCTTCCAGGCTTGAAGCTCTAAATCAAGCAATGCCGAGTTCGAG AGGGTCAGCAGAGATGCCGCAGCGGCAATCGCCGCGGACGCCGCTTCATCTGAAGGCCACCGCCTGCTCTGAAGCCAATGGCGTCCACCGCCACTCCGTGGATCGAAGTCCGAAGCTGGAGGACCGCCGCTCGCCTCGCAGCACCCTTCATGAG AAGAAGAGGGGCACTCGGGTGGCGGATTTAGAGACGAAGTTCCGCCGAGCCCAGGAGGAGCTCAAGAAGCTAAGGGAGCAGCTGGCCTCCACCGAGTCTGCCAAGAAGGAAGCCCAGGAAGCACTCGAAGAGGCCAAGAAACGAATCCCAGCCGTCGCCACCACTCCCCAGAAATTGGATGAGGAGAAGCCTCCTCTTCCCTTGAAAGAAGAAACCGAGACTGCCTGTCCATGCTTGGATTCTCTAGAGAAGAGCGAGCAAAAGGTGGAAAACGAATTGCCGGAGCCCAGATCCGAGGGGGAGAGCATCAACTCCACTGCCACTGATGTGTTTGAAGTAGTCTGGCCGGCTTCGTTCCCAGCTGAGACAAGTAAAACAGACAATGAGATTGGGGATGATAATGAGAAGGAAGTGAAGGAGAAGCAAGAGGAAGAGGCGAAGGCAATGACCGAGAAAGATGGTGAGACTGAGATGACTGCAATGGAGAAGAAGGAATTAGAGGAAGAGGAGAACAAGCCTACGGAGATCGCCGAGAGCCCAGAGGTATTGGAACTCAAGGCCAAGCTactggagaaggagaaggaagtgGAGAATTTGTTGGCGGAGAATGAGGGTCTGAAGAAGAAGGCAGAGGAAGTTACGGAGAATGCCATGGCGGCCGCGAGAGCACAAGAAGAGAAGCTGGGCTCAGTGGAGGAGGAGCTGAAGGAGAGCCAGGCGAAGATGGAGAGGCTGGGGGAGCAGCTGGAGACGTTGGAGGAGACGAGGGCGGCGCTGGAGGCAGAGATGAAACGGCTGAGGGTGCAGACAGAGCAGTGGCGGAAGGCGGCTGAGGCGGCAGCGGCTGTGCTGGCACCGGGGCCGGGGGCAGAGATGATGGGGGGAAGAAGGATGGCGGAGCGGTGCCGGTCCCTGGACAAACACCTTGGTGCCCGAGCCGGGGGATTCGCGGGATGGGGATCGCTGCTGATGGGCGGGGAGATGGACGAAGAGGGTATCGAGGGAGGGAAGAGGAGGGGATCCGGAATTCGAATGTTCGGAGATCTCTGGAAGAAGAAGGGCCACCAGAAATAG
- the LOC140858458 gene encoding interactor of constitutive active ROPs 4-like isoform X2, translating to MPSSRGSAEMPQRQSPRTPLHLKATACSEANGVHRHSVDRSPKLEDRRSPRSTLHEKKRGTRVADLETKFRRAQEELKKLREQLASTESAKKEAQEALEEAKKRIPAVATTPQKLDEEKPPLPLKEETETACPCLDSLEKSEQKVENELPEPRSEGESINSTATDVFEVVWPASFPAETSKTDNEIGDDNEKEVKEKQEEEAKAMTEKDGETEMTAMEKKELEEEENKPTEIAESPEVLELKAKLLEKEKEVENLLAENEGLKKKAEEVTENAMAAARAQEEKLGSVEEELKESQAKMERLGEQLETLEETRAALEAEMKRLRVQTEQWRKAAEAAAAVLAPGPGAEMMGGRRMAERCRSLDKHLGARAGGFAGWGSLLMGGEMDEEGIEGGKRRGSGIRMFGDLWKKKGHQK from the exons ATGCCGAGTTCGAG AGGGTCAGCAGAGATGCCGCAGCGGCAATCGCCGCGGACGCCGCTTCATCTGAAGGCCACCGCCTGCTCTGAAGCCAATGGCGTCCACCGCCACTCCGTGGATCGAAGTCCGAAGCTGGAGGACCGCCGCTCGCCTCGCAGCACCCTTCATGAG AAGAAGAGGGGCACTCGGGTGGCGGATTTAGAGACGAAGTTCCGCCGAGCCCAGGAGGAGCTCAAGAAGCTAAGGGAGCAGCTGGCCTCCACCGAGTCTGCCAAGAAGGAAGCCCAGGAAGCACTCGAAGAGGCCAAGAAACGAATCCCAGCCGTCGCCACCACTCCCCAGAAATTGGATGAGGAGAAGCCTCCTCTTCCCTTGAAAGAAGAAACCGAGACTGCCTGTCCATGCTTGGATTCTCTAGAGAAGAGCGAGCAAAAGGTGGAAAACGAATTGCCGGAGCCCAGATCCGAGGGGGAGAGCATCAACTCCACTGCCACTGATGTGTTTGAAGTAGTCTGGCCGGCTTCGTTCCCAGCTGAGACAAGTAAAACAGACAATGAGATTGGGGATGATAATGAGAAGGAAGTGAAGGAGAAGCAAGAGGAAGAGGCGAAGGCAATGACCGAGAAAGATGGTGAGACTGAGATGACTGCAATGGAGAAGAAGGAATTAGAGGAAGAGGAGAACAAGCCTACGGAGATCGCCGAGAGCCCAGAGGTATTGGAACTCAAGGCCAAGCTactggagaaggagaaggaagtgGAGAATTTGTTGGCGGAGAATGAGGGTCTGAAGAAGAAGGCAGAGGAAGTTACGGAGAATGCCATGGCGGCCGCGAGAGCACAAGAAGAGAAGCTGGGCTCAGTGGAGGAGGAGCTGAAGGAGAGCCAGGCGAAGATGGAGAGGCTGGGGGAGCAGCTGGAGACGTTGGAGGAGACGAGGGCGGCGCTGGAGGCAGAGATGAAACGGCTGAGGGTGCAGACAGAGCAGTGGCGGAAGGCGGCTGAGGCGGCAGCGGCTGTGCTGGCACCGGGGCCGGGGGCAGAGATGATGGGGGGAAGAAGGATGGCGGAGCGGTGCCGGTCCCTGGACAAACACCTTGGTGCCCGAGCCGGGGGATTCGCGGGATGGGGATCGCTGCTGATGGGCGGGGAGATGGACGAAGAGGGTATCGAGGGAGGGAAGAGGAGGGGATCCGGAATTCGAATGTTCGGAGATCTCTGGAAGAAGAAGGGCCACCAGAAATAG
- the LOC105047398 gene encoding uncharacterized protein translates to MAEEQQLRQDLEELRHLESIAKRPRVLSLLSSEIRNLDATLSKVTAAVAAAAAQPAASAEKAPAAASALNYVTLGSFSWDQDNDKIKLYLLLEGVQEGKMETVFKPVSVDIKFHDVQGKNYRFSILKLNKEIVPEKCKVVVKPTKVIVTLSKASKGNWLDLHFKEDKLKPSLDKDKDPMAGIMDLMKNMYEEGDDEMKRTIAKAWSDARSGKTADSLRGYP, encoded by the exons ATGGCGGAAGAGCAGCAGCTGAGGCAGGACCTGGAGGAGCTTAGGCATCTTGAGTCCATCGCCAAAAGGCCTCGcgtcctctccctcctctcttccgAGATCCGTAACCTCGACGCCACG TTGTCTAAAGTCACTGCGGCagttgcagcagcagcagcacagCCTGCGGCTTCTGCGGAAAAGGCTCCTGCTGCTGCCAGCGCGTTGAATTATGTTACTCTCGGATCGTTTAGCTGGGACCAAGACAATGACAAGATCAAG CTCTATCTGTTGCTTGAAGGTGTACAAGAAGGGAAGATGGAGACTGTGTTCAAGCCAGTGTCAGTGGACATCAAATTTCATGATGTCCAAGGGAAAAATTATCGATTCTCTATACTGAAATTAAACAAAGAAATAGTTCCTGAGAAATGTAAAGTGGTGGTTAAGCCGACGAAAGTTATTGTCACACTGTCCAAAGCTTCCAAAGGAAACTGGTTAGACCTGCACTTCAAGGAGGACAAG CTAAAGCCAAGTTTAGACAAAGATAAAGACCCGATGGCAGGAATTAtggatttgatgaag AACATGTACGAGGAAGGTGATGATGAAATGAAACGAACAATTGCTAAAGCTTGGTCTGATGCAAGATCTGGGAAGACAGCTGACTCGTTAAGAGGCTACCCTTGA